Proteins encoded in a region of the Shewanella polaris genome:
- the hscA gene encoding Fe-S protein assembly chaperone HscA: protein MALLQIAEPGQSAAPHQHRLAVGIDLGTTNSLVAAVRSAQALTLPDGQGRHSLPSVVHYGDSGVLVGYEAQEISALDPQNTIVSVKRFMGRSLTDIQSGVHRLPYALNASENGLPVFSTPMGPVNPIQVSAEILKPLIARAETTLGGQLEGVVITVPAYFDDAQRQGTKDAAELLGVKVLRLLNEPTAAAIAYGLDSKQEGVIAIYDLGGGTFDISVLRLNRGVFEVLATGGDSALGGDDFDHLLVSHLQTVWGITEPNNQLARQLLIEARRVKEALTNNDNIEASVVIGEKILTCTVDKSLFNQLISALVKKTIGSCRRTLRDAGVSIDEVIETVMVGGSTRVPLVREQVEAFFKKTPLTSIDPDRVVAIGAAIQADILVGNKPESDLLLLDVIPLSLGVETMGGLVEKVVTRNTTIPVARAQEFTTFKDGQTAMAFHVVQGERELVEDCRSLARFTLHGIPPHAAGAAHIRVTFQVDADGLLSVTAMEKSTKVKTTIQVKPSFGLSDTEIATMLKDSMKYAKEDITRRMLAEQKVEAARVIESLNAALAKDSDLLDEQEREQLMVAIGHLDAVAQQDDVDAIEKAIASLDDKTQDFASRRMDNSIRAALKGQSVDNI, encoded by the coding sequence ATGGCACTGTTGCAAATTGCAGAACCTGGCCAAAGCGCCGCACCGCACCAGCATCGTCTTGCGGTAGGGATTGATCTTGGTACCACCAACTCACTTGTTGCCGCTGTAAGAAGTGCGCAAGCGTTGACTTTACCTGATGGACAAGGTCGTCATTCGTTGCCTTCTGTGGTGCATTATGGCGATAGCGGAGTGCTTGTTGGCTATGAAGCTCAAGAAATATCTGCTTTAGATCCACAAAATACTATCGTATCTGTTAAGCGTTTTATGGGGCGTAGCCTGACTGATATTCAGTCTGGTGTACATCGGTTACCCTACGCATTGAATGCGAGTGAAAATGGCTTACCCGTGTTCTCTACTCCTATGGGGCCGGTTAATCCCATACAAGTGTCTGCCGAAATTTTAAAACCCTTGATAGCGCGTGCAGAAACGACTTTAGGTGGTCAGTTAGAAGGTGTGGTGATTACCGTGCCAGCCTATTTTGATGATGCACAACGTCAAGGCACTAAAGATGCCGCTGAATTGTTGGGCGTTAAGGTATTACGTTTACTGAACGAACCTACCGCCGCTGCAATTGCTTATGGATTAGATTCAAAGCAAGAAGGTGTGATTGCCATTTATGATTTAGGCGGTGGCACATTTGATATCTCCGTTCTGCGTTTAAATCGTGGCGTGTTTGAAGTGTTAGCCACTGGCGGCGATTCTGCACTAGGTGGTGATGATTTCGATCATCTGCTTGTTAGCCATTTACAAACAGTGTGGGGCATTACCGAGCCTAACAATCAACTGGCACGACAATTACTGATTGAAGCTCGTCGAGTTAAGGAAGCATTAACCAATAATGACAATATTGAAGCATCAGTTGTTATAGGCGAAAAAATCTTAACGTGTACTGTTGATAAGAGCTTATTTAATCAGTTAATTAGCGCATTAGTTAAAAAAACCATTGGCAGCTGTCGCCGCACATTACGCGACGCCGGTGTCAGTATAGATGAAGTCATTGAAACCGTGATGGTGGGTGGTTCAACTAGAGTGCCTTTAGTGCGTGAACAAGTTGAAGCCTTCTTCAAGAAAACACCGCTGACCTCAATTGATCCTGATCGAGTTGTTGCTATTGGTGCCGCTATTCAAGCTGATATTTTGGTGGGTAATAAACCTGAGTCAGATTTACTGCTGCTCGACGTAATTCCGTTATCACTTGGCGTTGAGACAATGGGCGGTTTGGTGGAAAAAGTCGTCACTCGTAATACCACTATTCCGGTAGCTCGAGCACAAGAATTCACGACGTTTAAAGATGGCCAAACGGCAATGGCATTTCACGTGGTGCAAGGTGAGCGCGAACTTGTTGAAGATTGTCGTTCATTGGCTCGTTTCACCTTACACGGTATTCCTCCACATGCTGCAGGTGCTGCACATATTCGGGTGACGTTTCAAGTTGATGCTGATGGTTTGTTAAGTGTCACCGCCATGGAGAAATCCACCAAGGTGAAAACGACCATTCAAGTTAAGCCTTCATTTGGTTTGTCTGACACTGAAATTGCCACCATGCTAAAAGATTCGATGAAGTATGCTAAAGAAGACATTACTCGTCGTATGTTGGCTGAGCAAAAAGTTGAAGCTGCACGGGTGATAGAATCGCTTAATGCGGCTTTAGCTAAAGATTCTGATTTACTCGATGAGCAAGAGCGTGAACAATTAATGGTGGCGATTGGACATCTTGATGCCGTTGCACAACAAGATGATGTAGATGCCATTGAGAAAGCGATTGCAAGTCTAGATGATAAAACCCAAGATTTTGCGTCACGACGCATGGATAATTCTATTAGAGCGGCGCTAAAAGGGCAGTCGGTCGATAACATATAG
- the fdx gene encoding ISC system 2Fe-2S type ferredoxin — MPQLVFLPHKELCPDGAVLEAEVGETILDVALRNGINIEHACEKSCACTTCHVVVREGFNKLEESDELEDDMLDKAWGLEPESRLSCQAKVVDCDLVIDIPKYTVNMVSEG, encoded by the coding sequence ATGCCACAGTTAGTATTTTTACCCCATAAAGAGCTTTGTCCTGATGGCGCAGTTCTTGAGGCCGAAGTTGGCGAAACTATTTTAGACGTTGCACTGCGCAATGGAATCAATATTGAGCACGCGTGTGAAAAGTCATGTGCTTGTACCACGTGTCACGTTGTTGTACGTGAAGGCTTCAATAAGCTGGAAGAAAGTGATGAGCTAGAAGACGACATGCTTGATAAAGCGTGGGGCCTAGAGCCAGAAAGTCGTTTATCGTGCCAAGCCAAAGTGGTTGATTGTGATTTGGTTATCGATATTCCTAAATACACAGTCAATATGGTCAGCGAAGGCTAG
- the rimK gene encoding 30S ribosomal protein S6--L-glutamate ligase: MRIAILSQGPQLYSTRRLVEAAVARGHEVKVINPLKCYMNINMTKPSIHMAGKNLGHFDAVIPRIGASVTFYGSAVLRQFEMMGVYAVNGSIGIARSRDKLRSMQLLSRQGIGLPITGFANKPSDIPDLIDMVGGAPLVVKLLEGTQGIGVVLAETRKAAESVLEAFMGLKANIMVQEYIAEAQGADIRCFVLGDKVIAAMKRQAKPGEFRSNLHRGGSATLVKLSPEERSVALRAAKTMGLNIAGVDLLRSNHGPVVMEVNSSPGLEGIEKATQKDVADAIICFMEKNIDKAVKSRP, encoded by the coding sequence GTGCGCATCGCAATACTGTCTCAAGGCCCGCAATTATATTCTACTCGACGTTTAGTTGAGGCAGCCGTTGCCCGAGGACATGAAGTCAAGGTTATCAACCCACTAAAGTGTTATATGAATATCAATATGACCAAACCGAGTATTCATATGGCGGGTAAAAACTTAGGCCATTTTGATGCGGTGATCCCGCGAATTGGTGCCTCTGTGACTTTTTATGGTTCAGCTGTACTACGCCAATTTGAAATGATGGGTGTATATGCGGTTAATGGTTCAATTGGGATTGCGCGTTCACGAGACAAGTTACGTTCAATGCAACTTTTGTCACGACAAGGCATTGGTTTACCGATTACTGGTTTTGCCAACAAACCCAGTGATATTCCTGATTTGATTGATATGGTCGGCGGCGCGCCATTAGTGGTTAAATTGTTAGAAGGTACTCAAGGTATAGGCGTAGTATTAGCTGAAACTCGAAAAGCGGCAGAGAGCGTGCTTGAAGCCTTTATGGGCTTAAAAGCCAATATTATGGTGCAAGAGTATATTGCAGAAGCGCAAGGTGCGGATATTCGTTGTTTTGTGCTAGGGGATAAAGTAATTGCTGCGATGAAGCGCCAAGCTAAACCCGGTGAATTTCGCTCTAACTTACACCGTGGTGGTAGCGCAACGCTTGTTAAACTATCTCCAGAGGAGCGTTCAGTCGCGCTTCGTGCTGCAAAAACAATGGGATTAAATATCGCTGGGGTTGATTTATTACGATCTAACCATGGTCCAGTTGTGATGGAAGTAAACTCATCCCCTGGTTTAGAAGGCATTGAAAAAGCCACTCAGAAGGATGTAGCCGACGCCATTATATGCTTCATGGAAAAGAATATAGATAAGGCTGTTAAGTCGAGACCTTAG
- the ndk gene encoding nucleoside-diphosphate kinase translates to MTIERTFSIIKPDAVAKNHIGAIYNRFETAGLKIIASKMVHLSKEQAEGFYAEHSARPFFGALVSFMTSGPVMVQVLEGENAVLANREIMGATNPAEAARGTLRADYAASIDENAVHGSDAVESAAREIAYFFSADEVCPRTR, encoded by the coding sequence ATGACCATCGAACGCACATTTTCTATTATCAAGCCAGATGCAGTTGCTAAAAACCACATTGGCGCTATCTACAACCGTTTTGAAACCGCTGGTCTTAAGATCATCGCGTCTAAAATGGTACACCTGTCTAAAGAGCAAGCTGAAGGTTTCTACGCTGAACATAGCGCACGTCCTTTCTTTGGTGCTTTAGTTTCTTTCATGACGTCTGGTCCAGTAATGGTTCAAGTGTTAGAAGGCGAAAACGCTGTTTTAGCTAATCGTGAAATCATGGGCGCAACTAACCCTGCTGAAGCTGCTCGTGGCACTTTACGTGCTGACTATGCTGCAAGCATCGACGAAAACGCAGTTCACGGTTCTGATGCAGTTGAATCAGCAGCACGTGAAATAGCTTACTTCTTCAGCGCTGACGAAGTGTGCCCACGCACTCGTTAA